A section of the Pygocentrus nattereri isolate fPygNat1 chromosome 18, fPygNat1.pri, whole genome shotgun sequence genome encodes:
- the mis18a gene encoding protein Mis18-alpha: MAAQTGARSGCSDDTYLVSQSSAAAAAAGNPDPDPDPDPDPDAPAVFLCGQCRRPVGDSLSWAGSDEELSQIMLKRVNENVVVGKEPYVSCTQNEPGCLVVNLTCHGCGSTLGLMYTSTPKEFDFKRSLFCFCVENIESYVLGSADHQMAAVSSEERPVTLEFQDLIEQQMTKIKSLAVTIGQRLLEIEVDLQSKSETNGSCL, translated from the exons ATGGCGGCCCAGACAGGCGCTCGGTCCGGCTGTAGCGACGACACGTACCTGGTGTCTCAGAGCAGCGCGGCCGCGGCGGCGGCGGGGAACCCGGACCCGGACCCGGACCCGGACCCGGACCCAGACGCTCCGGCCGTGTTCCTGTGCGGGCAGTGCCGGCGGCCGGTGGGAGACTCTCTGTCCTGGGCGGGCAGCGACGAGGAGCTCAGCCAGATCATGCTTAAGA GGGTCAATGAAAACGTCGTGGTCGGAAAAGAGCCTTACGTTTCTTGCACTCAGAATGAACCAGGATG CCTTGTTGTGAATCTCACCTGTCACGGTTGTGGCTCCACACTCGGACTCATGTACACATCGACCCCAAAGGAGTTCGATTTTAAGAGGTCCCTTTTCTGCTTCTGTGTTGAAAATATTGAGAG TTATGTGTTGGGCTCTGCTGACCaccagatggcagcagtgagcagCGAAGAAAGGCCGGTGACTTTAGAGTTCCAGGACCTCATTGAGCAGCAAATGACAAAG ATCAAATCTCTAGCCGTGACGATAGGACAGCGGCTCTTGGAGATCGAGGTTGACCTCCAGAGCAAGTCAGAAACGAATGGGAGCTGCTTGTGA